The following proteins are co-located in the Echinicola sp. 20G genome:
- a CDS encoding MFS transporter translates to MESKLSKGLLLLMAITTGMVVANNYYNQPLLGEMAREFGVSQSMISSVPMLTQIGYAIGLLLIVPLGDMFKRKKLILTDFFFIIAAMLAAAWSTSPFVLKVSSFFIGLTSVIPQVMVPMAAQLASEKERGKAIGTVMTGMFIGILGSRTLSGVIGEYWGWRTVFFMGAGLMGVLWALLKWKLPEISPDFKGTYKQLLQSILEQFKSKPKLRISALRGGLDFACFSIFWTTLVFLLESPAFDMGSEEAGEFGFVGIAGAAMASVVGRLADRGNKNSIITVAILIIMASWGVLGLSSNNILGLVIGALFLDLGIQSVHITNQTIIFEGNPPERNRINTVYMVMYFTGGALGTFIAGLVWHYFQWRGVAIAGFSFAFLTLIAHLVWKD, encoded by the coding sequence TTGGAAAGTAAGCTAAGCAAGGGACTATTGCTTTTAATGGCAATTACAACAGGAATGGTTGTAGCGAACAACTACTACAACCAACCTCTATTAGGGGAAATGGCAAGGGAGTTTGGAGTGTCTCAGTCAATGATTAGCAGTGTGCCCATGCTCACTCAAATTGGGTATGCGATAGGACTACTTTTGATAGTTCCTTTAGGAGACATGTTCAAAAGGAAAAAACTAATCTTGACAGATTTCTTTTTCATCATTGCAGCAATGTTGGCCGCTGCTTGGTCAACTTCGCCATTTGTCTTAAAAGTCTCCAGTTTTTTCATTGGCTTAACTTCTGTAATTCCCCAGGTGATGGTACCTATGGCGGCTCAGTTGGCCTCCGAAAAAGAACGAGGAAAAGCGATAGGAACAGTGATGACGGGAATGTTTATTGGTATACTTGGGTCAAGAACACTTAGCGGTGTGATAGGAGAATATTGGGGATGGCGTACGGTATTTTTTATGGGAGCAGGCTTGATGGGAGTATTATGGGCGCTTTTGAAGTGGAAACTTCCAGAGATTTCTCCTGATTTTAAAGGGACCTATAAACAATTGCTTCAGTCAATTTTGGAACAGTTTAAATCCAAACCTAAACTGAGAATTTCAGCACTTCGGGGAGGTTTGGACTTTGCATGCTTTAGTATTTTTTGGACAACTTTGGTATTTCTATTAGAAAGTCCAGCATTTGATATGGGGAGTGAGGAAGCTGGTGAATTTGGTTTTGTAGGCATTGCAGGTGCAGCAATGGCTTCAGTGGTGGGTAGGCTTGCTGATCGCGGTAATAAAAATAGCATAATTACAGTAGCCATTTTGATCATTATGGCCTCTTGGGGCGTCTTAGGTCTGTCTTCGAATAATATTTTAGGGTTGGTCATAGGGGCTTTATTTTTGGATTTGGGAATTCAATCGGTCCATATCACTAACCAGACTATTATTTTTGAAGGTAACCCTCCGGAGCGGAATCGAATCAATACAGTCTATATGGTGATGTATTTTACAGGAGGAGCTTTGGGCACATTTATCGCAGGTCTAGTTTGGCATTATTTCCAGTGGCGAGGGGTGGCCATAGCTGGTTTTAGCTTTGCCTTTTTAACCTTAATAGCCCATCTAGTTTGGAAGGATTAA
- a CDS encoding aldo/keto reductase: protein MEKIKIGKTDLEVAKINLGGNVFGWTLDEKQSFEILDEFSENGFNFIDTADMYSYWVDGKGGGQSETILGKWMKSRNSRERVIMATKVGGETGLHPVDTSKKHILEAVDSSLKRLQTDYIDLYYTHFDDEKTPVEETLSAYDEIIKAGKVRYIAASNLSPKRLEASFEASKKYGLPQYQALQPHYNLVERENYETKYASLVEKYDLTVFPYWSLAAGFLTGKYRSKEDLNKSVRGGSVKQYLNDKGLAVLSALDKVSEKHSTTPATVSLAWLLAQPNIGAPIASATSGKQLETLFKAPEIALDNDDLKVLDEASAVFRDC from the coding sequence ATGGAAAAGATCAAAATAGGAAAAACTGATTTAGAAGTAGCAAAAATTAACTTGGGAGGTAATGTGTTCGGGTGGACATTGGATGAAAAGCAGTCATTTGAAATTCTGGATGAATTTTCGGAAAATGGATTTAACTTTATTGATACAGCAGACATGTATTCGTATTGGGTGGATGGGAAAGGTGGTGGACAATCGGAAACTATTCTTGGAAAATGGATGAAATCCAGAAATAGCAGAGAGCGGGTAATCATGGCTACCAAAGTAGGAGGAGAGACTGGCTTGCATCCTGTAGATACGAGTAAGAAACATATTCTTGAAGCAGTAGATTCTTCTTTGAAGCGTTTGCAAACAGATTATATCGATTTATACTACACCCATTTTGATGATGAGAAAACACCAGTAGAAGAGACGCTGTCTGCTTACGATGAAATCATCAAAGCCGGAAAGGTGAGGTATATAGCAGCTTCCAATTTGTCTCCAAAGCGACTTGAAGCATCCTTTGAGGCTTCCAAAAAGTATGGGCTACCACAGTATCAAGCATTACAACCTCACTATAACTTGGTGGAGCGGGAAAATTATGAGACTAAGTATGCTTCTTTAGTAGAAAAATATGACCTGACAGTTTTTCCTTACTGGTCATTGGCCGCGGGGTTTTTAACTGGAAAATATCGGTCAAAAGAAGATCTCAATAAGAGTGTCAGAGGTGGTAGTGTCAAGCAATATCTAAACGATAAAGGATTGGCTGTGCTAAGTGCTTTAGATAAGGTATCAGAGAAACATTCCACTACCCCAGCTACAGTATCTCTGGCTTGGCTATTGGCTCAGCCAAATATAGGAGCTCCCATTGCCAGTGCTACTAGCGGAAAACAATTAGAAACTTTGTTTAAAGCCCCAGAAATAGCTTTGGATAATGATGACCTAAAAGTATTGGATGAGGCAAGTGCGGTATTTCGTGATTGTTAA